The genomic DNA CGGTGTAGTCGTCTTGATCTTCTCTACGTTCATCACCCAAAGAAGGATGCTTACCATCACTGGCATAGGGATAGCGGCCTGCGGATTCCAGCTTGATACATCTTGGATGTGGCTGATGGGGATCTACGTGATCATCGCCTCGCTGGTTTCACACCGTACATACACTCATTCTCTCCTCGGCATCATCTATTTTTATTTTGTGGCTCTGGCATTTCAGGATGCTGTTGGGGTGGATGGGTTGTTTCAGGCATCCATGATCGGCTATATCAGTCATCTGATCGGGGATATGAAATTCCTCCCTTTCAATAAAAAAGGAGTGAAACTATTCCTCCCCATATCCTCTAAAGAAATCTGAAATGATGGAAAAGTTTGACTGTTTAAATACGATACTGTATGATAATAAAAAAAGATAGTTGAGCGTTGATAAAGAGGAGTAAACGGAACAGATGCCACAGAGAGCTGATGGTTGGTGTGAATCAGTGCAGATGACCGTTGAATGGACTTTGGA from Rossellomorea marisflavi includes the following:
- a CDS encoding metal-dependent hydrolase, which produces MNGTAHMTVGAAVGFIIAQTYGADAVDTASLVAAGGVAALIPDLDVNGKLSNKVTFSSKMVRSAVQVVALLVMLYSYLEGSGNERWLGIGYGVVVLIFSTFITQRRMLTITGIGIAACGFQLDTSWMWLMGIYVIIASLVSHRTYTHSLLGIIYFYFVALAFQDAVGVDGLFQASMIGYISHLIGDMKFLPFNKKGVKLFLPISSKEI